A genome region from Triticum aestivum cultivar Chinese Spring chromosome 2B, IWGSC CS RefSeq v2.1, whole genome shotgun sequence includes the following:
- the LOC123040380 gene encoding probable flavin-containing monooxygenase 1, translating to MDKKRVAIVGAGLSGLAACKHLLERGCRPTVFEADTVLGGVWAHAPECTRLQTPRPMFQYSDFPWPESVTEVFPDHRQAADYLDAYARHFGVLDCIRFGRRVVGMEYVGVGEEEVAAWEDWAGCGEAFGSGDGEWQLTVADVDGIMEVHKADFVILCIGRFSGVPNIPTFPIGKGPEVFDGKVIHSMEYSKMGGKNARDMIKDKHVTVIGYLRSAVDIANECANVNGTEKPCTMVVRTKSWNIPDYYAWGVHISNFYLTRFAELLIHKPGEGFLLNMVATVLTPLRLIFSKFVESYYSIAMRKHDMVPDHSFFEGLVACVAAIAPKDHYKNLEEGSIVLKKSKTFSFCEEGVHFEGECTPVKSDIVIFGTGFNGDQKIKDMFTSEYFRSIVVGSTSTTVPLYRECIHPKIPQLAVIGYSESLTNIYTTELMSKWISHFMDGGFRLPSVREMQRDVLEWEKFMKRYSRDYFRRSCVGIVHIWYNDQLCQDMGCNPRRKKGFFSELFEPYGPCDYVNLHPK from the exons ATGGACAAGAAGAGGGTGGCCATCGTCGGCGCCGGCCTGAGTGGCCTGGCGGCGTGCAAGCACCTACTGGAGCGCGGCTGCCGGCCGACCGTCTTCGAGGCGGACACCGTCCTCGGCGGCGTGTGGGCGCACGCACCAGAGTGCACCAGGCTCCAGACGCCACGGCCCATGTTCCAGTACTCCGACTTCCCGTGGCCGGAGTCTGTCACGGAGGTGTTCCCGGACCACCGCCAGGCCGCCGACTACCTCGACGCCTACGCACGCCACTTCGGCGTGCTCGACTGCATCAGGTTCGGCCGCAGGGTGGTCGGGATGGAGTATGTGGGCGTcggcgaggaggaggtggcggcgtggGAGGACTGGGCTGGGTGCGGCGAGGCGTTTGGTTCCGGCGACGGCGAGTGGCAGCTCACGGTGGCCGACGTCGACGGTATCATGGAG GTACACAAGGCAGACTTTGTGATCCTTTGTATTGGGAGGTTCAGTGGTGTGCCCAACATACCTACATTTCCAATTGGCAAAGGCCCAGAAGTGTTTGACGGGAAAGTGATCCACTCCATGGAGTACTCGAAAATGGGAGGCAAAAATGCTAGAGATATGATCAAGGACAAGCATGTGACTGTTATTGGCTACCTGAGATCAGCAGTAGACATtgcaaatgagtgtgccaacgtcAATG gTACCGAAAAACCATGCACGATGGTAGTACGAACAAAGAGTTGGAATATACCAGACTACTATGCTTGGGGCGTCCACATTTCAAATTTCTATCTCACCCGTTTCGCCGAACTACTTATTCACAAGCCTGGTGAAGGCTTTCTCCTCAACATGGTCGCTACTGTCTTGACTCCACTG AGGTTGATTTTTTCGAAGTTTGTTGAGAGCTACTACTCAATTGCAATGAGGAAGCATGACATGGTGCCTGACCATAGCTTTTTTGAGGGATTAGTGGCATGTGTAGCTGCCATTGCACCAAAGGATCATTACAAGAATCTGGAGGAAGGTAGCATCGTTCTTAAGAAGTCAAAAACATTCAGCTTTTGTGAAGAAGGTGTGCATTTTGAAGGTGAATGTACTCCAGTAAAGAGTGACATTGTTATCTTCGGAACCGGATTCAACGGTGATCAAAAGATCAAGGACATGTTCACATCAGAATACTTTCGGAGCATAGTCGTTGGCTCAACATCAACGACCGTGCCACTTTATAG GGAGTGCATCCATCCAAAGATTCCACAGCTCGCGGTCATCGGCTATTCCGAGAGCTTGACAAATATCTATACAACAGAGCTTATGTCCAAGTGGATATCACATTTTATGGATGGTGGTTTCAGATTGCCAAGTGTCAGAGAAATGCAGAGGGATGTCCTTGAATGGGAGAAGTTCATGAAGCGCTACTCTCGAGACTATTTCCGTAGGTCATGTGTTGGAATTGTTCATATATGGTACAATGATCAACTATGCCAGGACATGGGATGCAACCCAAGAAGGAAGAAGGGTTTTTTCTCTGAATTATTTGAGCCTTATGGTCCTTGTGATTATGTTAATCTTCACCCCAAGTAA